The sequence below is a genomic window from Pseudosulfitobacter sp. DSM 107133.
GGCAACGGTGACAAAATCCATGGTGTTGATGTTGACCGCCAGCGCGCGGGCAAACCGGTAGGATCCGGGCATGTAAATCGCCGTCAGGGTCAGGATCAGAACCGGAATGGACGACCCGACAGCGGCCACAACGACCAGTCCGAACAACAGCGACGGAATGCCGTTGAACGCATCCAGCAGGCGCGACAGGATCATGTCGAACCAGCCGCCCGCAACCGCTGCGATCATTCCCAGCAGCACGCCGAAGGTACAGGCCAGCGTGACCGCCGCCAAAGCGATCCCCACGGTATAGCGCGCGCCCATCAGGATGCGCGAAAAGATGTCGCGGCCCAGATAATCGGTGCCCATCCAGAATTTGGAGGTCATCGGGCCAAAATAATCCCAATCCACGATCTTGCCCGGCGGATGCGGCGCCACCACCGGACCCACCAGCGCAACCAGCGCCCAGAACAGGATCACGACAAGGCCGATCCGCCCCACCCAGTTAAAGCTGAATTTGGCGCCTTTTGGCGGGGCAATCTCGGCTTCGGCAGAATTCTCAAAAGATGTCATCAGCGCAACCTCGGATTGGACAGGATGGCGATCATATCCGCCAGCGTAATCAGGGACAGGTAGCTGACACAAAAGATCATGGCGCAGGACTGGATCAGCGGCAGATCACGGGTCGACACCGCATCGACCATCAGCTTGGCCACACCGGGATAATTAAAGATCGTTTCAACGATAATCACGCCCCCCACCAGATAGCTCAGCGACAGGGCCACCGCGTTCGCAATGGGCCCCAGCGCGTTGGGCAATGCATGCACCAGCACCATACGCGACCGCGATGCGCCTTTCAGCAGCGCCATTTCGACATAGGGGGTGTTGATCGTGTCGATCACCGCCGCGCGGGTCATGCGGATCATCTGGGCGGAAATCACAAACGACAGCGTAATCACCGGCATCGCATAGGCCCGCAGCATCGCAGAGAATGAATCGACATCCGCGCCATAGCTCAGCGCCGGCAGCCAGCCAAGCCAGACCGCAAAGATCAGCACCGCCAGCGTTGCCACCATAAACTCGGGAACCGAAATCACCGAAATCGTCACCAATGTCACAATGCGGTCAAAGAGTGATCCGCGCCACATCGCAGCCCCGATCCCAAGGCTCAGCGCAACGGGAACTGACAACAGCGTTGTCACCGCCGCCAGCCGCAGCGAATTCACCAGACGCCCGCCAATCAGCTGCGCCACATCAATGTTGTTCACGTAAGAGATGCCCAAATCGCCATGCAGCAAACCCGTCAGCCAGCCGACAAACCGGCTGAGCGCGGGTTCGTTCAGCCCCATGGCTTCGCGCAGACCGGCCACAGCGTCAGGGGTTGCGGCCTGCCCCAACAAAATCTCGGCCACGTCGCCGGGCAGCATTTCCGTGGCAAAGAACACGGCGAATGACACGATGACCAGCGTCACCAGCGCGATCCCAAGCCGTTGGGCGACAAGAATCCAGGGTAAAAGCGATTGCGGCACAAAAGCACCTCGTTCTGTTGGGTGTCCGGTCAGGGCCGCGCGATCACCGCGCGACCCCGGATTTCAGGCCAGATCAGGCCGGATCAGGCATCAAGCCAGACGTATTCCGCAAAAGCATAGCCCATCATGCCACCCAGCGGGTTGGCTTTGAGGCCGCCAAGTTTCGTGGTCACGGCATCGACGTTGGAAATATAGGTAGGAATGATCGTTCCGGCCTCGTTTGCCACCATCTCTTGCATTTCCCAATAGATCGACGTGCGCTTGTCTTCGTCCAGCGCGCCGCGAGCTTCGATCATCATCTTGTCGAACTTCTCGGACTTGTACTGGCTTTCGTTCCACGGTGCATCCGAAGCATACAGCAACGAAAACAGGATGTCCGGTGTCGGACGCGGGTTGATGTTGCCGAAATGGATCGGCGCTTTCAGCCAGTAGTTCGACCAATAGCCATCGTTCGGCACACGGTCGACTTTCAGGTTCATGCCAATCTCGGAACCGGCCTGTTGAACCAGCGTTGCCATGTCCACCGACGACGACGCCGCATCAGAGGCCACAATCGGGATTTCGGTGCCCAGCAAACCGGCCTTTTCAAAGTGGAACTTGGCCTTTTCCGGGTCATAGGCACGCGCTGCAAGGGTCGGGTTGTGGTAACGGCTTGCCGAAGACACCGGCTGGTCGTTGCCAATCTCGGCCAGTCCGCGCAGCACCGATTTCTGGATCGCTTCGCGGTTGATCAGCGATTTCATGCCCTCGACGAAATCCATCTTCGTGCCCGGCTCCAGGTCGAGGCGGATGTTCAGGTTGGTATAGTTGCCCGCGGTCGAGACCGAAGTTTTCACACCGTCCTGTCCTTCCAGCATCCGCAACGAGCGCGGATTGACCGCCCCCGCCAGATGGATGTCACCGGACAGCAACGCGTTGACGCGGGCGTTGTTGTCGGGGATGGCAAAGAATTCAAAGCTGTCCAGATAGGCGCCCTGCGCTTTGAAATAGTTGGTGTTTTTCACCGCAACCGACCGCACGCCGGGTTCAAAAACCTCGCAGATGAATGCGCCGGTGCCGTTGGCCTTGGTGAAATCCGTGGTCCCATCGGCAATAATCATGAAGTGGTGCAACGACAGGATCGTCGGCAGGTCGGCATTGGCCGCGTTCAGCACGATCTTGACCGTCAGGTCGTCCATCTTGGAAATCTCGGTCATCTGCTTGGCGATCGAATTCACCTTGGACCCGACAGCTTCGTCCAGATGACGCTTTAACGAATACACAACGTCTTCGGCGCTCAGCGTCTTGCCATCGTGGAATTGCACACCCGACTTCAGCTTGATTTCCCATGTTTGCGCATCGTCCGAAGAAACGCTGTCGGCCAGCTCCATTTCAACCTGACCGGCTTCGTTCAAAAAGGTCAGGCGGTTGTAGAACGCACAGCAGCGCACATAATCGGTGGATAACGATGCCTTGGCCGGATCCAGCGTGTCAGCCGTCGACGACGACCAGCCCGCAGCCTTGAGCGAGCCGCCCGAAACCGGTGTTGCCGCAACCGCCGCACCGGCGTTCATCAGCAGCGAACCACCAGCCGTGGCCGCGATGCCCGATGCCATCAGCATTTTCAGCAATTCCCGTCGCGATGCCCCGCGGCGGATCATGTTCTCAATCGCCGCATCATCGCGGCGGGTCCAGTTTGTTGGTGTTTTTGTCATTTTCTTCCCCTGTTGTCGTTGTTGGGTGCCTTTCCGACCTTGTGTCGGTTCAGGCGGTGGTTTCAGGCGCCAAAGGCCGCGTCAGCCGCATCGGCCAATTCGCGCAACGCATGAAAATGAAAATCCGGTTCGGTAAAGGCCGCAGGTGCGATGGTGCCACCATAGCCCTTTTGGGCGTGGCGACGCTGGATCCATGCGTTTGTCATGCCCAGTTCGCGCGAAATACCAATGTCATGATACTGGCTTTGCGCGGTGTGCAGAATGTCGGTCTTGGTGCCGCCGTCCTGTGCGACAAAATCAAAGACCGCATGAAAATAGGCCGGATCCGGCTTTTCCGTGCCGGTGTCGTCCACCGTGAAACCGGCCCAGAACGGGTGCCCCAGTTTCGCAGCATATTTGTCAAAGGCCCAGCGTTGCGCGTTGGTCATCGCAATCAGCTTATAGTGCTTCTGCAACCGCGCCATCGCATCGACACTGTCGGCAAACGGCTTGGCCGCGCCCATCGCATCAATCATGTGCCGACGGTTTTCGGGCGTGTCGGGCAGGCCAAAGGCCTTGGCAAGCTCACCGTAACACCGCCCCAGATCATCGGGAAAACGCGCGGCATCGGGGGCATAGCGCGCCTCGCGATACACGGCCAGCGCCGCCTCGGCCTTCACCTCAATGCCCTCTTTTGCCGCGATCCCCGCCAGCCCCTCCACAATTGCCCCTTCAAAGTCGATCAGGGTTCCGACAACGTCAAAAGTAACGTAATTGAACGCAGTCAAAGGCTTTGGGGCGGTTGTCGTTGCCATGGTGGCAATCCTCTCTTTGGCTTGCAGCCTTGCGATGTCGGACACCGCAGACTCAGATGGTTTGCGCTCTGATTGAGCCAGCATCCCCCGAAACACCCTGTGCAAAACGCCGAATTCGCAGGGTCACGCGGCAGATTCTTCTGTATTCGCAAAAACTGCGGCATTTCGCTTGGTGCCGGTGTCTTGCGCTTAGTACCCCCTGTTTTGATCAATGCGACCGGGAAGCGGGCTGTTGTCACGGGTGGCTCGGATCACCGACAGTGCGTGCATTGCACCTGCATGGTGGTCGGTCACAGCCGCCACATGCGGCGTGACAATCACGCGCGGATCACGCCATGCCCAATGGTCTGCGGGCAGCGGTTCGGGGTCGGTCACGTCCAGCATCGCGGATGACAGCGCGCCGCTGTCCAGTGCTTCGCGCAGTGCCTGCATGTCCAGCTGCGCACCACGTCCTGCATGGACCAGCGCCGCAGCCTCGGGCAGCCTGGCAAACAGGTCAGCGTTCAGAATGCCACGGGTTTCACGCGTCAGCGGCAACAGACACACCAGAATGTCGCTTTGCTCCAGAAACGCATCCATCTGTTGCACTCCAAAGACCTGAGCGCCCGCCACCGCACGGCCCGAACGCGACCAGCCGCTGATCCTGAACCCCATGCTGCCCAGCGTTTGCGCCGCCAGCGTGCCAATCCGGCCCATGCCCATGATCCCGACGCGAGTGTCTTTCGCATGTTTCCCGGCCTGTGCCTTCCACAGCCCCTGTTGCGCTTGGGCCAGATAGACCGGCATCGCGCGGTGCAGCATCAGCGTGGCCATGACCACCCAGTCGCGCACCATCTCTTCAATCCCCGGATCAATCGCGCGCACCAGATCCACACCCTCGGGCAGCTTCGGCATCTGGTCCACCCCCGCACCCGCGCTGATAACAACCCGCAGGTTGGGATAGCGCAGCAGATCCTGTGGCGGTTTCCAGCACATCAAATGGGTGATCGCCGCAGGGTCGGTCACGGCCGCCTCGCCCACAATCATGTCCTCGCCGGCCTCGGCAAATGCATCTGCCCAAACCGCCGCGCGCGCCGCGTCAGAGATAAACAGCAGCGCCATCAGCGCAGCACGGCGCGCATTTCGGGATCGTCCAGCGTGATGTCCAGAACCTTGCGGGTCCGCGCCACGATCTCGTCAATCTCTTCATCCGTGCAGCACAGTGGCGGCGCATAGCCGAATATACCCTGCGCAAACGACCGGATCACCAGCCCCTGCTCCCATGCACGATCAAACAGCCGCGTTGCGGGTTGCATCTCGGCAGGCAGCGGCGTTTTCAACGTCTTGTCGGTGACCAGCTCCACCGCCGCCAGCATCCCGCGTCCGCGCACATCGCCAACCAAGGGATGATCGCGCAGTGTTTCCAGCCCCGCCATCAGACGTTTGCCCGCCCGAATGCCGTTCTCGAAAATGCCGCCCTCGTACAGCGCCAGCACCTCAAGCGCGACCGCCGCCGAAACCGGATGCGCGGAATAGGTAAACCCGTGACCCACGGCCTTGGCCCCTGCACCTTCGGCAATCACCTCGTACACATGGTCCGACATGATCACCGCGCCCATCGGCACATAACCCGAAGTCAGCCCCTTGGCGCAGGTCAGCAAGTCCGGCACGATGCCCTCATCGGCGCTGGCGAAAATCGGGCCGGTGCGCCCGAATCCGGTGATGACCTCATCGGCCACAAACAGAATGCCCAGTTCGGTGCACAGATCGCGCATTGCCTTGATCCAGCCCGCAGGCGGCACCAGCACGCCGCCCGACCCCTGAATAGGCTCGACATAGAAGGCCGCAACACGGTCTTCCCCGATCGCGGCCACCTTGGCGCGCAGCTCGGCCACTGATGCGTCAATCACCGCCTGCGGATCATCGCCCAGCGGATTGCGATACAGGTAATGCGATGAAATCTTGTGCTGCCACGCATAGGGCACGCCAAAACCGTCATGAAAACCGGGCAGCGCCGTCAGCCCCGCGCCCATCGTGGTTGACCCGTGATAGCCCTGCTCGACCGAGATAAACTGATCGCGGTCGGGTTGGCCCAGGGCGTGCCAGTAATAGCGGACAAAACGGATCGTGCTGTCGACCGCGTCCGACCCGCCAAGGGTGAAATAGACATGGTTCAGATTGCCCGGCGCACGATCGGCCAAAGCGGCGGCCAGCCGGATCGGCGGCTCGGACCCCAGATCGAAATATCCCGTGGCATAGGGCAGCCTGCGCATCTGCTCGGCGGCGGCCTCAACAACGCTTTCGTGGCCGTATCCGGCGTTCACACACCAAAGCCCCGCAAACCCGTCCAGCAGCTCACGCCCTTCGCTGTCGGTGACAGTCGCCCCTTTGGCCGACCGCAAGACGCGCACGCCGCGCGCCTCGTGGCCGCGGAACGACGACACCGGATGAACAAGATGCTGGCGGTCCAGCTCGACAAGAGAATTGGTCAACATTTCACGTCCCATTCAGGTTATCCCAGCGCCTGCGACACAAGCGCAAAGGTTTTGTAATCAGAAGGCGTGCGCGTGCGCGCGGCCCGTTTCATGGCAATGCCGCCCCCTGCGGCCACCAGTCCCAGCCGCGTCGCCTTCTCGCTCATGCCTGCGTCGGCGGGCAGATCAACACGCAGGAAGTGTCCGGCGCAGCGGCGGGCGGCCTCGGTCATCAGCGCCGCAGCACTGGCCACGTCCTGCGCCACAACCGGCCCCAGCACCCGCCCGCGCCCGAAATCGCGCAGCAGGGCAAATCCGTTTTCGCACAGCAACACGTCGCCCTGCGCGGCGATGTTCGCCAACAATCCGGCCCGCGACAGGCCCGAGGCCTGCAAATCCGCCGCCGCCAGCGCCGCAATATCCTGCGCAGTGCCGCTGTGGACAGGCAATTCCGGCGTCGCGTTCAGCGCGATCCCCTGCTGCTGATGCACCTCGCCATAGGCCACGAAACCCAGCTTTTCATACAGCGGCAGCCCGTCTGCGGTGGCGATCAAACGCAGTTCACGCGCACCACCCAGGCCAATCACCTGATCCATCAGCGCCCGCCCCAGCCCGCGCCCGCGCATCCGTGCGTCAACGATAATCATGTTCATCGTCGCAACGTCGCCAAAGGTCGAACACAGCGCGGTCCCCACAACCGCGCCGTCCAGCAGCGCCACAACCCCCTTGGACACCGACAGCGTCAGCTGCCAGTCTTCGGTACGATGCGGCCAGCCGGTCTCGGCCGACAAACGCAGCGCGCCGTCCAGATGGGCGGCCTCAAAGGCTGTGATCTGAATATCGTCTTGCGACAGCCTGGCCGGTTCGGGTTTGCTAACGGTCATAAAATCCATCCTCTTTGGCCCCAATCTAGGCCCCTGCAAGCGGCAGTTTTATTTTGATCCCCGCCCGTCGCGGCAGTTTTCTGCGGCAGCCCCCAAGCGCCACCGCAGAAAATGCCGCGCACAGGCCTCGCGGTCAGGCCGCCAGATGACGCCCCAGCGACAGGATCATCGCAACCGCCCCCGCCAGTTCGTCTTCGGTCAGATATTCCTCGGGCCGGTGCGCACGCGCGATGTCGCCGGGGCCACAAATCACCGATGCAATGCCCGCCTGCTGGAACAGCCCCGCCTCGGTGCCAAAGCTGACTGCGCCCAGCGGGTCGCGCCCCGAGATTTGCGCCGTCAAGGCGGCCAGCGGATGACCTGCCTCCAGCGACAGCGCCGGATAGGACGACAGCCATTCGCCGCGCACCCCCGCCCCCAAGGCATCCATGACCGGTGCCAGCAGCGTCTTGGGATCAACTCCCGCAATCGCGCGCGCCTCGATGCTGGCCTCGGCGTGGTCGGGGATGATGTTCAGCGCCTGACCGCCCTGCACCGTGCCGATCTGAAGACTGGAATAGGGCGGCGCAAACCGCGCATCCTGCGGCCCCTCGCGCAGCGCATCGGCCTGCGCGCTTGCCGCCACCAACGCGGGCAACAGCGCGTGAATGGCGTTGTCCCCCAGATCGGGGCGCGAGCTGTGGCCCGACACGCCCGCAGCCACCAGCCGCAGCGCCGCCTTGCCCTTGTGCGCCAGCACCGGCACCAGCCCCGTCGGCTCTCCGACGATACAGCCCAGCGGCGGCGCACACAGATCGGGCAGCGCCGCAATCATATGCGGCACGCCGCGACAGCCCGCCTCCTCGTCATAGGACAGCGCAATATGAACAGGGGCCGACAGATCCATGCGCACCAGCGCGGGCACGGCCGCCAGCACGGCAGCCACATAGCCCTTCATGTCGCAACTGCCCCGCCCGATCAGCCGCCCGCCGTCCCGGCGCAAGACAAAGGGATCACCCAGCCATTCCGGCTCGCCCGCAGGCACCACATCGACATGACCCGACAGCACATAACCGGGCCGTGACGCATCACCGATGGTGGCAAACAGGTTGTAACGGTCGCCTTCCGGCCCCTTCAGCAGATGATAGGGCACGCCATGTTCACTCAGGTAATCGGCAACAAACTGCATCAGCCCGCCATTGGGCGTACCGACCACGCTGGGAAATCCGACAAGCCGCTCCAGCAATTCAACGCCCGATGTCTGCATGGCATTCACCCCGCGACAGGCGCTGCGATGACATAAATCTTGCGCAGGGTTTCCAGCGTTTTCCACTGGCCTTTGAAACCCGGCTTCATCACGAAATTGTCGCCGGCACCAAAGCTGAAGGTATCGCCACCCTCTTCGCTGATCTCGGCGCGACCCGACAGGATGTGACAGAACTCAAAGGTGTCACCCTTGATCGACAGCGTCGTGCCGGGCGTGGCTTCCCATACACCGGTGCGAATCTGGCCCCATTGCGCCGCCTCTGCCAGCGCTTCGTCCAGCGCCCATGTCCGAAACGCAGGTGCGCCTGCGATCAGGCGGTCGGGGGCGGCCACATCTTCGCGGGGGGCAAAATCGGGGGCGGTCTCAATGGGAACAATAAGGGCCATAATGGGGGCTTTCTGTTGATGCGCCAAACGGCGCGTTTGTCTTCCCCGACACAGTGCACCAGCTTGCCCGGCGATCCCGGCCGAAGTTTCCGCGCCGGCGGCAGGTCATGCCGGATGCCGCGCGATAAACGCAATTTACTGCTCGTAATTCCGCAAACGCGGCAAGCCCTGTGGCGCAAATCGGGTGAACATCACTGCAAACAAACCCCGGAGAGACAGATGACCTTCCGCCCCAAATTTATCACCTTTGACTGCCACGGCACGATGATCTTCTTTGACATGGCAGGGGCCGCACGCGCCCATTACGCCGACCAGCTGTCGCCCGCGCAGATGGACAAGTTCATTGCCGATTTCTCGGCCTACCGGCTGGACGAGGTGCTGGGCGCATGGAAGCCTTATGCCGACATCGTCCACAACGCGCTGGAACGCACCTGCAAACGCAACGGTGTTGTCTTTGATCCGGCGGTGGCTGCCGAAATCTACACCCGCGTGCCCACCTGGGGGCCCCATTCCGACGTGCCCGCAGGCCTGGCCAAAATCGCGGACAAGATCCCGCTGGTGGCGCTGACCAATTCGATGAACGACCAGATTCCCCACAACATCGCCAAGCTTGGCGCGCCCATCGCCCATGTCTACACCGCCGAAAGCGCACAGGCCTACAAGCCGCAGATGCAGGCCTTTGAATATATGTTCGACATGCTGGGCTGCGGTCCCGAAGACGTGCTGCACGTTTCGTCCAGCTTCCGCTATGACCTGATGACCGCGCATGATCTGGGCATCAAACACAAGGTCTGGGTGAACCGTGGCCATGAACCGGCAAACCCCTATTATGGCTATACCGAGATCAAGGATATCTCGGGTCTGGCCGCGGTTGTGGGCCTGTGACGCCCCGGAGGCTGTGATGAAATATACGTCCTACTGGCACGACACTTCGCCCGCCTTTGCGCAGGCCCAATCCGGTCCGGTGACGGGCAAGGTCGATGTCGCGGTGATCGGTGGCGGCTTTACCGGGCTGAACGCCGCACGGCGTCTGGCGCGCGCGGGCGTCAGCGTGGCCCTGCTTGAGGCAGACCACATCGGCGCGGGCGGTTCGGGCCGCAATGGCGGGCATCTGAACAACGGCATGGCCCACGGCTATGGCGAAGCCAAATCGCATCTGGGTGCCGAGCGCGCTCACGCACTGTACAAAGCCTATGACCGGTCGATCGACATGATCGAGGATGTCATCGCCGAGGAAGGGATCGACTGCAACTTCCGCCGTTCGGGCAAGCTGAAACTGGCCTCCAAACCCTCGCATGTCGACGGTCTACGGCGTGGCTTTGAACTGATCCACAGCGAAGTCGACCCCGACACCCGCTGGCTGGACAAGGCCGATCTGGCCGGTGAAATCGGGTCGGATGAATTTCACGGCGCGATGCTGTATGGCAAATCCGCGATGATGCACATGGGCCGTTATGTCACCGGACTGGCCGATGCCGCCCACCGCCACGGTGCGCTGATCTGGGAGGGCGCGCCGGTTGTTGCGCGCAACCGTTCCGGCAGTGGTTGGGCGCTGAAAACGCCCAAAGGCACCCTGACCGCCGACCGTGTCATTGCCGCGACCGGCGCCTATTCCGGCAGTGTGGCCAAGGCGCCGCTGGCCTATTTCCGCAAGCGCATCATCTCGGTCGGCTCGTTCATCATCGCCACCCGCCCGCTGACTGCGGATGAGATTGCGGCCACGATGCCGGGCAACCGCACCTGCGTAACTTCGATGAACATCGGCAACTATTTCCGCATGTCACCGGACAACCGCCTGATCTTTGGCGGGCGTGCGCGGTTCTCGGCCACTTCCGACCAGCAATCCGACGCCCTGTCAGGGCAGGTGTTGCGCCGGTCACTGGCGCGGATCTTCCCGCATCTGGCGCAGGTCGAAATTGACTATTGCTGGGGTGGGCTGGTCGGCATGACCAAAGACCGCTACCCCCGCGCGGGCGAGGCTGACGGCATGATCTATGGCATGGGCTATTCCGGCCACGGCGCGCAGATGTCCACGCTGATCGGGCAGGCGCTGGCCGATATGGCGATGGGGCGGACGGATTCCAATCCGCTGGACGGGCTGGACTGGCCTGCGATCCCGCTGCACAGCGGCAAACCGTGGTTCCTGCCACTTGTCGGCATGTGGTTCACGCTCAAAGACCGCATATCCTGACCCAAAACACGGCGGCGCGTATTCTATCCGAAGGAATGCGCCGCCAACCCGTACAGGCAGGCTCCGGTTTCGGCGCGGCGCAACGGGCCAATCCGCATCTCGGTGCAGGTGTCGAACACACCCAGCCCTGCGGCGGACAGGAACGCCTTGAAATGCTCGCTTTGTTGCGGCGTATCCAGACGGACAAACTGGCCTTCGTACTGCTGGATCAGCGGCGCGCACAGCTGCATCGCCATCTGGTCGTCTTCCGCGACCACAGGCCCAATCACCATCCCCTTGCCAAAGGGCCGCACCAGCGCAAAGCCGCACACCACACCGCCCCGCACGGCAACAACGCCACCGGATTTGCGCAGCAACGCTGCCTTCACCACCTGACGGTCGGCACCATAGGCCTGTGTGTCCAGCGCGGACACCGCACCATGATCCGCAGCCTCAAGCGGGCGCACATCGACGCCCGCGACCGGCTCGGGCAGACGCGCAAGCTTTGCAATGCCCTGATGCTGCCAGATGGTCGCAACAGTCTCAAACCCGGCATCGCGATACAGCCGGAATCCCG
It includes:
- a CDS encoding ABC transporter permease, producing MTSFENSAEAEIAPPKGAKFSFNWVGRIGLVVILFWALVALVGPVVAPHPPGKIVDWDYFGPMTSKFWMGTDYLGRDIFSRILMGARYTVGIALAAVTLACTFGVLLGMIAAVAGGWFDMILSRLLDAFNGIPSLLFGLVVVAAVGSSIPVLILTLTAIYMPGSYRFARALAVNINTMDFVTVARARGEATPYLIVREIFPNILGPVLADLGLRFVFIVLVLSGLSFLGLGVQPPYADWGALVRENIEGLSLGAPAVIFPSVAIASLTISVNMFINNLPTRIRDRSE
- a CDS encoding ABC transporter permease — its product is MPQSLLPWILVAQRLGIALVTLVIVSFAVFFATEMLPGDVAEILLGQAATPDAVAGLREAMGLNEPALSRFVGWLTGLLHGDLGISYVNNIDVAQLIGGRLVNSLRLAAVTTLLSVPVALSLGIGAAMWRGSLFDRIVTLVTISVISVPEFMVATLAVLIFAVWLGWLPALSYGADVDSFSAMLRAYAMPVITLSFVISAQMIRMTRAAVIDTINTPYVEMALLKGASRSRMVLVHALPNALGPIANAVALSLSYLVGGVIIVETIFNYPGVAKLMVDAVSTRDLPLIQSCAMIFCVSYLSLITLADMIAILSNPRLR
- a CDS encoding ABC transporter substrate-binding protein; translation: MTKTPTNWTRRDDAAIENMIRRGASRRELLKMLMASGIAATAGGSLLMNAGAAVAATPVSGGSLKAAGWSSSTADTLDPAKASLSTDYVRCCAFYNRLTFLNEAGQVEMELADSVSSDDAQTWEIKLKSGVQFHDGKTLSAEDVVYSLKRHLDEAVGSKVNSIAKQMTEISKMDDLTVKIVLNAANADLPTILSLHHFMIIADGTTDFTKANGTGAFICEVFEPGVRSVAVKNTNYFKAQGAYLDSFEFFAIPDNNARVNALLSGDIHLAGAVNPRSLRMLEGQDGVKTSVSTAGNYTNLNIRLDLEPGTKMDFVEGMKSLINREAIQKSVLRGLAEIGNDQPVSSASRYHNPTLAARAYDPEKAKFHFEKAGLLGTEIPIVASDAASSSVDMATLVQQAGSEIGMNLKVDRVPNDGYWSNYWLKAPIHFGNINPRPTPDILFSLLYASDAPWNESQYKSEKFDKMMIEARGALDEDKRTSIYWEMQEMVANEAGTIIPTYISNVDAVTTKLGGLKANPLGGMMGYAFAEYVWLDA
- a CDS encoding HAD-IA family hydrolase is translated as MATTTAPKPLTAFNYVTFDVVGTLIDFEGAIVEGLAGIAAKEGIEVKAEAALAVYREARYAPDAARFPDDLGRCYGELAKAFGLPDTPENRRHMIDAMGAAKPFADSVDAMARLQKHYKLIAMTNAQRWAFDKYAAKLGHPFWAGFTVDDTGTEKPDPAYFHAVFDFVAQDGGTKTDILHTAQSQYHDIGISRELGMTNAWIQRRHAQKGYGGTIAPAAFTEPDFHFHALRELADAADAAFGA
- a CDS encoding glyoxylate/hydroxypyruvate reductase A is translated as MALLFISDAARAAVWADAFAEAGEDMIVGEAAVTDPAAITHLMCWKPPQDLLRYPNLRVVISAGAGVDQMPKLPEGVDLVRAIDPGIEEMVRDWVVMATLMLHRAMPVYLAQAQQGLWKAQAGKHAKDTRVGIMGMGRIGTLAAQTLGSMGFRISGWSRSGRAVAGAQVFGVQQMDAFLEQSDILVCLLPLTRETRGILNADLFARLPEAAALVHAGRGAQLDMQALREALDSGALSSAMLDVTDPEPLPADHWAWRDPRVIVTPHVAAVTDHHAGAMHALSVIRATRDNSPLPGRIDQNRGY
- a CDS encoding aspartate aminotransferase family protein, encoding MLTNSLVELDRQHLVHPVSSFRGHEARGVRVLRSAKGATVTDSEGRELLDGFAGLWCVNAGYGHESVVEAAAEQMRRLPYATGYFDLGSEPPIRLAAALADRAPGNLNHVYFTLGGSDAVDSTIRFVRYYWHALGQPDRDQFISVEQGYHGSTTMGAGLTALPGFHDGFGVPYAWQHKISSHYLYRNPLGDDPQAVIDASVAELRAKVAAIGEDRVAAFYVEPIQGSGGVLVPPAGWIKAMRDLCTELGILFVADEVITGFGRTGPIFASADEGIVPDLLTCAKGLTSGYVPMGAVIMSDHVYEVIAEGAGAKAVGHGFTYSAHPVSAAVALEVLALYEGGIFENGIRAGKRLMAGLETLRDHPLVGDVRGRGMLAAVELVTDKTLKTPLPAEMQPATRLFDRAWEQGLVIRSFAQGIFGYAPPLCCTDEEIDEIVARTRKVLDITLDDPEMRAVLR
- a CDS encoding GNAT family N-acetyltransferase; this encodes MTVSKPEPARLSQDDIQITAFEAAHLDGALRLSAETGWPHRTEDWQLTLSVSKGVVALLDGAVVGTALCSTFGDVATMNMIIVDARMRGRGLGRALMDQVIGLGGARELRLIATADGLPLYEKLGFVAYGEVHQQQGIALNATPELPVHSGTAQDIAALAAADLQASGLSRAGLLANIAAQGDVLLCENGFALLRDFGRGRVLGPVVAQDVASAAALMTEAARRCAGHFLRVDLPADAGMSEKATRLGLVAAGGGIAMKRAARTRTPSDYKTFALVSQALG
- the argE gene encoding acetylornithine deacetylase, translating into MQTSGVELLERLVGFPSVVGTPNGGLMQFVADYLSEHGVPYHLLKGPEGDRYNLFATIGDASRPGYVLSGHVDVVPAGEPEWLGDPFVLRRDGGRLIGRGSCDMKGYVAAVLAAVPALVRMDLSAPVHIALSYDEEAGCRGVPHMIAALPDLCAPPLGCIVGEPTGLVPVLAHKGKAALRLVAAGVSGHSSRPDLGDNAIHALLPALVAASAQADALREGPQDARFAPPYSSLQIGTVQGGQALNIIPDHAEASIEARAIAGVDPKTLLAPVMDALGAGVRGEWLSSYPALSLEAGHPLAALTAQISGRDPLGAVSFGTEAGLFQQAGIASVICGPGDIARAHRPEEYLTEDELAGAVAMILSLGRHLAA
- a CDS encoding cupin domain-containing protein, whose amino-acid sequence is MALIVPIETAPDFAPREDVAAPDRLIAGAPAFRTWALDEALAEAAQWGQIRTGVWEATPGTTLSIKGDTFEFCHILSGRAEISEEGGDTFSFGAGDNFVMKPGFKGQWKTLETLRKIYVIAAPVAG
- a CDS encoding haloacid dehalogenase type II — translated: MTFRPKFITFDCHGTMIFFDMAGAARAHYADQLSPAQMDKFIADFSAYRLDEVLGAWKPYADIVHNALERTCKRNGVVFDPAVAAEIYTRVPTWGPHSDVPAGLAKIADKIPLVALTNSMNDQIPHNIAKLGAPIAHVYTAESAQAYKPQMQAFEYMFDMLGCGPEDVLHVSSSFRYDLMTAHDLGIKHKVWVNRGHEPANPYYGYTEIKDISGLAAVVGL
- a CDS encoding FAD-binding oxidoreductase, with product MKYTSYWHDTSPAFAQAQSGPVTGKVDVAVIGGGFTGLNAARRLARAGVSVALLEADHIGAGGSGRNGGHLNNGMAHGYGEAKSHLGAERAHALYKAYDRSIDMIEDVIAEEGIDCNFRRSGKLKLASKPSHVDGLRRGFELIHSEVDPDTRWLDKADLAGEIGSDEFHGAMLYGKSAMMHMGRYVTGLADAAHRHGALIWEGAPVVARNRSGSGWALKTPKGTLTADRVIAATGAYSGSVAKAPLAYFRKRIISVGSFIIATRPLTADEIAATMPGNRTCVTSMNIGNYFRMSPDNRLIFGGRARFSATSDQQSDALSGQVLRRSLARIFPHLAQVEIDYCWGGLVGMTKDRYPRAGEADGMIYGMGYSGHGAQMSTLIGQALADMAMGRTDSNPLDGLDWPAIPLHSGKPWFLPLVGMWFTLKDRIS